One segment of Synechococcus sp. A15-24 DNA contains the following:
- the rpmF gene encoding 50S ribosomal protein L32 → MAVPKKKTSKAKRNQRSATWKGKAAVAAQRAMSIGKSVLSGRAQGFVYPVREADDEES, encoded by the coding sequence ATGGCCGTCCCGAAGAAGAAAACCTCAAAGGCCAAGCGCAACCAGCGCAGTGCCACATGGAAAGGAAAGGCTGCCGTGGCTGCTCAGCGAGCGATGTCCATCGGAAAATCTGTTCTCAGTGGACGCGCCCAGGGCTTCGTCTACCCCGTGCGTGAAGCCGACGACGAAGAGTCCTGA